Part of the Oscillospiraceae bacterium genome, GTTAATTTCATAACAATCGAGCGAAAAAACTTTGAGTCAATTTTCCCACCAACATAATCATATAGATCTGAAATTGCTTCCTGAGCGTTTTCCCTCTGAGACACATACAAATTGCCGTTATAAACGAGTATTATATAATCCATTTTCTCACCAGCTTCAAATAAATTAAAAGATTAACTTACTGCGCGGGTTACTTGCCTATCATGTACGACTTTCTTAGATATTTCACTAAGGCACCCGATCGTATATGCCGCTCGATATATCTTTTTCGGATATATAACGAATCTATACGTTTTCCAGTTATAAAAACCGGTATATAAAGCAACGGCTGCAGAGCCAATATATTCTTCAATTTCAAAAGTCTTGCCGTCAATATTCTTAATAAGCTTGTATGTAAATTCCATGATGTATTACTCCTTTTTGCTCTGATTATTCTTCTGATCCTGGTTTACTGCTTCTTTTAGCGGCTGATTCGGCTGCTCATCTTCCAGGCTATTCATGAGGACCGTGCCTTTATGACCGCAGTAAATACACGACTCGTCTGCCCTGTTTGGATTAGTAGAGTATTGGCTGCCTCCGCATAAAGGACATTTATACCTGTTCATTTCTCATTTCCTTTCTCGGCAAATGTTTTAATGACTGCATCACGGCAAGCCTTATTTTTCGTCCAGTCGGTACATTCTTTATTTTTAAAATGGCCGAGATGGTACTTATTCTCTGCATTACGCTTTCGGGTTTTCTCATCTCGGTAGCACCCGCATGATTTAGTATTGCCGGTAGTCAGAGCGGACAGATATACTGTAACTGTATTGCCGCAATCGCAGCGGCATATAAAACGGCGTTTATTGTAATGCTGGGTCGTTTCATTCAAGATAACAAGCCTCTCAAACCTATCACCGGGGATTATAACTCTGCCTTTTGATCCTGTTCTATTCATGGCTTGCTTCCCCTCCAATCTTCCCACTCCATACAAATACTAATTGACGTTTCTCTTAACCGGCTGATAATAGCCCTTATTTTTGAATTGTCATAACCTTTTGGCGTCATGTTCGTGATAAGGTCGTCACCCCCATAATTTGTAGTTATTATTGTCGGTTTCATATCTTCATAACGGTCGTTTAATATGTTATAAAGAGTTGATATTCCCCAATCGGTACATTGTTCTTTACCCAGGTCATCAATAACAAGCAAATCGACTGATTTATACATCTCTATTACTTCATATTCACTTTCCATAGAATTATTGTCATATGTACGACGGAGATCTCCGAGAAGATCAATCGATGTCTTGAATATTACCGGTATTTCCGCACCGATAAGCTGCAACGCAATCGCAGCTGCAAGGTGCGTTTTTCCTGTCCCGTTTGAACCCTCAAAATATATTCCGTCGCCTTTGATATACGCTGATTCGAAATTATCTGCATAATGTTTCGAAATATCGTAACAGCGTTTACGTTCCGGCGTATTACATATGAAATTTGCGAATGTGCGGTTCTCAAACCGTTTCTTAATGCCGCTTTCACCAAGTAATTTCTGAATTCTAACAGTTCTCCATTTTTGCTCTAATTCAAGCGCTTCTTTTTCTTTACGATTATTCTCCAGGGTTTCACGCCTTTTCCAAT contains:
- a CDS encoding ATP-binding protein, with translation MEPITGAPDSGLNSQNILLKSDEKPKTVFTTKECVDLGLKCATPPPKSEKCKYCGKELLYQGIMIFGVISYWSPAPERCNCPQAIEYWKRRETLENNRKEKEALELEQKWRTVRIQKLLGESGIKKRFENRTFANFICNTPERKRCYDISKHYADNFESAYIKGDGIYFEGSNGTGKTHLAAAIALQLIGAEIPVIFKTSIDLLGDLRRTYDNNSMESEYEVIEMYKSVDLLVIDDLGKEQCTDWGISTLYNILNDRYEDMKPTIITTNYGGDDLITNMTPKGYDNSKIRAIISRLRETSISICMEWEDWRGSKP